A portion of the Salmo trutta chromosome 1, fSalTru1.1, whole genome shotgun sequence genome contains these proteins:
- the LOC115200545 gene encoding myosin-10-like isoform X4 yields MAHRSGQEDPERYLFVDRAVVYNPATQADWTAKKVVWIPSERHGFEAASIKEERGDEVVVELSENGKKAVVNKDDIQKMNPPKFSKVEDMAELTCLNEASVLHNLKDRYYSGLIYTYSGLFCVVINPYKNLPIYSENIIEMYRGKKRHEMPPHIYAISESAYRCMLQDREDQSILCTGESGAGKTENTKKVIQYLAHVASSHKGRKDHNIPGELERQLLQANPILESFGNAKTVKNDNSSRFGKFIRVNFDVTGYIVGANIETYLLEKSRAVRQAKDERTFHVFYQLLAGAGEHLKTDLLLEGFNNYRFLSNGNITIPGQQDKDNFQETMDAMHIMSFSHEEIVCMLKVVSAVLQFGNVVFKKERNTDQASMPENTVAQKLCHLLGLNVMEFTRAILSPRIKVGRDYVQKAQTKEQADFAVEALAKATYERLFRWLVHRINKALDRTKRQGASFIGILDIAGFEIFELNSFEQMCINYTNEKLQQLFNHTMFILEQEEYQREGIEWSFIDFGLDLQPCIDLIERPTNPPGVLALLDEECWFPKATDKTFVDKVLQEQGTHPKFQKPRQLKDKADFCIIHYAGRVDYKADEWLMKNMDPLNDNVATLLNQSTDKFVAELWKDVDRIVGLDQVAGMNETAFGAAYKTKKGMFRTVGQLYKESLTKLMATLRNTNPNFVRCIIPNHEKRAGKLDPHLVLDQLRCNGVLEGIRICRQGFPNRIIFQEFRQRYEILTPNAIPKGFMDGKQACERMIRALELDPNLFRIGQSKIFFRAGVLAHLEEERDLKITDIIIYFQSVCRGYLARKAFAKKQQQLNCLKVLQRNCSAYLKLKHWQWWRLFTKVKPLLQVTRQEEEMQAKDDELVKVKEKQTKVEGELVEMERKHSQLIEEKNILAEQLQAETELFAEAEEMRARLAAKKQELEEILHDLESRVEEEEERTQGLQSEKKKMQSHIQDLEEQLDEEEAARQKLQLEKVTAEAKMKKFEEDILLLEDQNSKFLKEKKLLDDRVNEMMSQLTEEEEKAKNLGKTKNKQEVMMVDLEERLKKEEKTRQELEKAKRKLDGETTDLQDQIAELQAQIEELKVQLAKKEEELQAIQARGDEEVTQKNNALKQVRELQAHLVELQEDLESEKVSRNKAEKLKRDLSEELEALKTELEDTLDTTAAQQELRTKREQEVTELKKAIDEEAKNHEAQIQEMRQRHSTALEELSEQLEQAKRFKVNLEKNKQSTESANKELVSEVKGLQQAKTESEHKKKKLEAQLQEFMARVTEGEKGKGELADRSHKLQTELDSVSALLEDAERKGIKLVKDTAVLESALQDTQELLQEETRQKLNMSSHIRQLEEEKSTLQEQQEEDEVARRNLEKQLCTLQAQLVETKKKLEDDVGMVEGLEEVKRKLQKDMELATLRLEEKGIAFEKMEKTKTRLQQELDDLMVDLDHQRTIVSNLEKKQKKFDQLLAEEKNISARYAEERDKAEAEAREKETKSLSLARALDEALEAKEEFERLNKQLRSEMEDLMSSKDDVGKNVHELEKSKRTLDQQLEEMRTQLEELEDELQATEDAKLRLEVNMQAMKAQYERDLQGRDDQNDEKKRALVKQVREMEAELEDERKQRALAVAAKKKLEMDLMDMMGQIEGANKARDEAIKQLRKLQSQMKDYQRELEDARASRDEIFSQSKENEKKLKSLEAEVLQLHEDLAASERARRHAEQERDELADEISNSTSGKSALMDEKRRLEARIAQLEEELEEEQGNMELLNDRFRKTTMQVDTLTLELVAERGMAQKSENARQQLERQNKDLRAKLGELEGSVKSRFKASITALEAKILQLEEQLEQEAKERAAANKLVRRTEKKLKEVCMQVEDERRHSDQYKEQMEKANSRMKQLKRQLEEAEEEATRANAYRRKLQRELDDATEASEGLSREVNTLKSRLRRGGPISFSSSRSGRRQLQVEGTSLDLLSDDEVENKPTDANANETPAAPQPE; encoded by the exons ATCGCGAAGACCAATCAATCCTTTGCAC AGGCGAGTCGGGTGCCGGCAAGACAGAAAACACCAAAAAGGTCATCCAGTACCTGGCCCACGTCGCCTCGTCACACAAAGGACGCAAAGACCACAACATTCCT GGCGAGCTGGAACGGCAGCTTCTGCAAGCCAACCCCATCCTTGAATCCTTTGGCAATGCCAAGACGGTGAAAAACGACAACTCGTCACGTTTC GGCAAGTTCATCAGAGTCAACTTTGACGTGACCGGCTACATTGTTGGGGCCAACATCGAGACCT ACCTCCTGGAGAAGTCCAGGGCCGTTCGCCAGGCCAAAGACGAGAGGACCTTCCATGTCTTCTACCAGCTTCTGGCAGGAGCCGGGGAGCACCTCAAAA ctgACCTGCTCCTGGAGGGCTTCAACAACTACCGCTTCCTGTCCAACGGCAACATCACCATCCCTGGCCAGCAGGACAAGGACAACTTCCAGGAGACCATGGATGCCATGCACATCATGAGCTTCTCCCATGAAGAGATCGTAT GCATGCTGAAGGTGGTGTCTGCAGTACTACAGTTTGGTAACGTTGTCTTCAAGAAGGAGAGGAACACAGACCAGGCCTCCATGCCTGAGAACACAG tGGCTCAGAAGCTGTGTCACCTGCTGGGGCTGAATGTGATGGAGTTTACCAGGGCCATTCTGTCCCCCCGCATCAAAGTGGGCCGAGACTACGTCCAGAAGGCCCAGACCAAAGAACAG GCTGACTTTGCAGTGGAAGCCCTGGCCAAGGCCACATATGAGCGTCTGTTCCGCTGGCTCGTCCACCGCATCAACAAGGCCCTGGACAGGACCAAGAGACAGGGAGCCTCCTTCATCGGCATCCTGGACATCGCTGGCTTTGAGATCTTTGAG CTGAACTCATTTGAGCAGATGTGCATCAACTACACCAACGAGAAGCTGCAGCAGCTGTTCAACCACACCATGTTCATCCTGGAGCAGGAGGAGTACCAGAGGGAGGGCATCGAGTGGAGCTTCATCGACTTCGGCCTGGACCTGCAGCCCTGCATCGACCTCATTGAGAGACCG ACCAACCCTCCAGGAGTTCTGGCCCTGTTGGATGAGGAGTGCTGGTTCCCCAAGGCCACTGATAAGACATTTGTAGACAAGGTGCTCCAGGAGCAGGGCACCCACCCCAAGTTCCAGAAACCCCGGCAGCTGAAGGACAAAGCCGATTTCTGCATCATTCACTACGCTGGCAGG gtGGACTACAAGGCTGACGAGTGGCTGATGAAGAACATGGACCCTCTGAACGACAACGTGGCCACGCTGCTCAACCAGTCCACTGACAAGTTTGTGGCTGAGCTCTGGAAGGACG TGGACCGTATCGTGGGTCTGGACCAGGTAGCAGGGATGAACGAGACGGCCTTCGGCGCAGCCTATAAGACCAAGAAGGGCATGTTCCGTACGGTGGGCCAGCTCTACAAGGAGTCTCTCACCAAGCTCATGGCCACTCTGAGGAACACCAACCCCAACTTTGTCCGCTGCATCATCCCCAACCACGAGAAGAGG gcTGGTAAGCTCGACCCCCACCTGGTTCTGGACCAGCTGAGGTGTAATGGTGTTCTGGAGGGGATCCGTATCTGCAGACAGGGCTTCCCCAACCGTATCATCTTCCAGGAGTTCAGACAGAG GTATGAGATCCTCACCCCCAACGCCATCCCCAAGGGCTTCATGGATGGCAAGCAAGCCTGTGAGAGAATG ATCCGAGCCTTGGAGTTGGATCCTAACCTGTTCAGGATTGGTCAGAGTAAGATCTTCTTCAGGGCTGGAGTCTTGGCCcacctggaggaggagagagacctgaagatcactgacatcatcatcTACTTCCAGTCTGTCTGCCGGGGATACCTGGCCCGCAA GGCGTTTGCTAAGAAGCAGCAGCAACTGAATTGTCTGAAGGTGCTTCAGAGGAACTGTTCTGCCTACCTTAAGCTGAAGCATTGGCAGTGGTGGAGACTCTTTACCAAG GTCAAGCCCCTGCTGCAGGTGACcaggcaggaggaggagatgcAGGCCAAGGACGATGAGCTTGTCAAGGTGAAGGAGAAGCAGACCAAGGTGGAGGGAGAactggtggagatggagagaaagcacTCACAG CTGATTGAGGAGAAGAACATCCTAGCAGAGCAGCTGCAGGCTGAGACGGAGCTGTTTGCCGAGGCTGAGGAGATGAGAGCCCGTCTGGCCGCTAAGaagcaggagctggaggagatccTTCATGACCTGGAGTctagagtggaggaggaggaggagaggacccaGGGCCTGCAAAGTGAGAAGAAGAAGATGCAGTCTCACATCCAG GACCTGGAGGAGCAGTTGGATGAGGAGGAGGCTGCCAGGCAGAAGCTGCAGCTGGAAAAGGTGACAGCCGAGGCCAAGATGAAGAAATTTGAGGAGGACATCTTGCTCCTGGAGGACCAGAACTCCAAGTTCCTAAAG GAGAAGAAGCTCCTGGATGACCGTGTGAATGAGATGATGTCCCAGctgactgaggaggaggagaaggccaAGAACCTGGGCAAGACAAAGAACAAGCAGGAGGTGATGATGGTGGACCTGGAAG AGCGTttgaagaaggaggagaagactcGTCAGGAGCTGGAGAAGGCCAAGAGGAAGCTGGATGGAGAGACCACAGACCTGCAGGACCAGATAGCTGAGCTGCAGGCCCAGATAGAGGAGCTCAAGGTGCAGCTGGCCAAGAAGGAGGAGGAGCTGCAGGCTATACAGGccag gggagaCGAGGAGGTGACACAGAAGAACAACGCCCTGAAGCAGGTACGGGAGCTACAGGCCCATTTGGTAGAGCTGCAGGAAGACCTGGAATCAGAGAAGGTCTCCAGGAACAAGGCTGAGAAGCTCAAGAGAGATCTGAGTGAGGAGCTGGAGGCCTTAAAGACTGAGCTGGAGGACACCCTGGACACCACCGCAGCCCAGCAGGAGCTCAGGACCAAGCGTGAGCAGGAGGTGACGGAGCTGAAGAAGGCCATCGACGAGGAGGCCAAGAACCACGAGGCCCAGATCCAGGAGATGAGACAGAGACACTCCACGGCCCTGGAGGAGCTGTCCGAGCAGCTAGAGCAGGCCAAAAGG TTCAAGGTCAACCTGGAGAAGAACAAGCAGAGCACAGAGAGTGCCAACAAGGAGCTGGTCAGTGAGGTAAAGGGGCTGCAGCAGGCCAAGACTGAGTCAGAACACAAGAAGAAGAAGCTAGAGGCCCAGCTCCAGGAGTTCATGGCCCGGgtcacagagggagagaagggcaagGGAGAGCTGGCCGACCGCTCCCACAAACTACAG ACGGAGCTGGATAGTGTGTCTGCTCTGCTGGAAGATGCAGAGAGGAAGGGAATCAAGCTGGTTAAAGACACCGCTGTCCTGGAGAGCGCTTTGCAGGACACACAG gagctTCTCCAGGAAGAGACGCGTCAGAAGCTGAACATGAGCAGTCATATCCGCCAGCTTGAGGAGGAGAAGAGCACCCtgcaggagcagcaggaggaggatgaGGTGGCGCGCAGAAACCTGGAGAAACAGCTGTGCACACTGCAGGCCCAG CTGGTTGAGACCAAGAAGAAGCTGGAGGATGACGTGGGGATGGTGGAGGGTctggaggaggtgaagaggaagCTGCAGAAGGACATGGAGCTGGCCACACTGAGGCTGGAGGAGAAGGGCATCGCCTTTGAGAAGATGGAGAAGACCAAGACCCGCCTGCAGCAGGAGCTGGACGACCTCATGGTGGATCTGGACCACCAGAGAACCATTGTCTCCAACCtggagaagaagcagaagaagttTGACCAG CTGCTGGCTGAGGAGAAGAACATCTCTGCACGCTACGCTGAGGAGAGGGACAAGGCTGAGGCGGAGGCCAgggagaaggagaccaagtcccTGTCTCTGGCCCGGGCTCTGGATGAGGCTCTGGAGGCCAAGGAGGAGTTTGAGAGACTCAACAAGCAGCTGAGGAGTGAGATGGAGGACCTGATGAGCTCCAAGGACGACGTGGGCAAGAAC GTCCATGAGTTGGAGAAGTCCAAGAGGACTCTGGATCAGCAGCTGGAGGAGATGAGGACTCagctggaggagctggaggacGAGCTGCAGGCCACGGAGGACGCCAAGCTGCGTCTGGAGGTCAACATGCAGGCCATGAAGGCCCAGTACGAGAGAGACCTGCAGGGGCGAGACGACCAGAACGACGAGAAGAAAAGGGCGCTTGTCAAACAG GTGCGTGAGATGGAGGCAGAGCTGGAGGATGAGAGGAAGCAGAGAGCCCTGGCCGTGGCTGCTAAGAAGAAGCTGGAGATGGACCTGATGGACATGATGGGACAGATAGAAGGCGCCAACAAGGCCCGTGACGAGGCCATCAAGCAGCTACGCAAATTGCAG TCCCAGATGAAAGACTACCAGAGGGAGTTGGAGGACGCCCGGGCCTCTCGGGACGAGATATTCTCCCAATCCAAGGAGAACGAGAAGAAGCTGAAGAGCCTGGAGGCCGAGGTTCTCCAGCTGCATGAG GACCTGGCAGCGTCAGAGAGGGCGCGGCGCCACGCAGAGCAGGAACGGGATGAGCTAGCGGACGAGATCTCCAACAGCACCTCGGGCAAGTCTGCCTTGATGGATGAGAAAAGGAGGCTGGAGGCTCGCATTGCTCAGCTGGAGGAGGAACTAGAGGAGGAACAGGGCAACATGGAGCTGCTCAATGACCGCTTCCGCAAGACCACCATGCAG GTGGACACCCTGACCCTGGAGCTTGTGGCAGAGCGCGGCATGGCCCAGAAGAGTGAGAATGCGCGCCAGCAGCTGGAGAGGCAGAACAAGGACTTGCGGGCCAAGCTGGGCGAGCTGGAGGGCTCTGTGAAGAGCCGTTTCAAGGCCTCCATCACCGCCCTGGAGGCCAAGATACTGCAGCTGGAGGAGCAGCTGGAGCAGGAGGCTAA GGAGCGAGCAGCGGCCAATAAGCTTGTGAGACGGACAGAGAAGAAGCTGAAGGAGGTGTGCATGCAGGTGGAGGACGAGCGCCGCCATTCCGACCAGTACAAGGAACAG ATGGAGAAGGCCAACTCTCGCATGAAGCAGCTGAAGAGGCAGCTtgaggaggctgaggaggaggcCACACGTGCCAACGCCTACCGCAGGAAGCTGCAGAGGGAGCTGGACGATGCCACTGAGGCCAGCGAGGGTCTCAGCCGTGAGGTCAACACACTCAAGAGCCGCCTCAG GCGTGGAGGCCCCATCAGTTTCTCCTCCAGCCGCTCAGGCAGGCGTCAGCTGCAAGTGGAGGGAACATCGCTCGACCTCCTATCCGACGATGAGGTGGAAAACAAGCCCACGGACGCCAATGCCAACGAGACGCCAGCAGCTCCCCAACCAGAGTAG
- the LOC115200545 gene encoding myosin-10-like isoform X1, with translation MAHRSGQEDPERYLFVDRAVVYNPATQADWTAKKVVWIPSERHGFEAASIKEERGDEVVVELSENGKKAVVNKDDIQKMNPPKFSKVEDMAELTCLNEASVLHNLKDRYYSGLIYTYSGLFCVVINPYKNLPIYSENIIEMYRGKKRHEMPPHIYAISESAYRCMLQDREDQSILCTGESGAGKTENTKKVIQYLAHVASSHKGRKDHNIPPESPKALNKLQGELERQLLQANPILESFGNAKTVKNDNSSRFGKFIRVNFDVTGYIVGANIETYLLEKSRAVRQAKDERTFHVFYQLLAGAGEHLKTDLLLEGFNNYRFLSNGNITIPGQQDKDNFQETMDAMHIMSFSHEEIVCMLKVVSAVLQFGNVVFKKERNTDQASMPENTVAQKLCHLLGLNVMEFTRAILSPRIKVGRDYVQKAQTKEQADFAVEALAKATYERLFRWLVHRINKALDRTKRQGASFIGILDIAGFEIFELNSFEQMCINYTNEKLQQLFNHTMFILEQEEYQREGIEWSFIDFGLDLQPCIDLIERPTNPPGVLALLDEECWFPKATDKTFVDKVLQEQGTHPKFQKPRQLKDKADFCIIHYAGRVDYKADEWLMKNMDPLNDNVATLLNQSTDKFVAELWKDDIQTFQRASFYDKASGLLEPPVDRIVGLDQVAGMNETAFGAAYKTKKGMFRTVGQLYKESLTKLMATLRNTNPNFVRCIIPNHEKRAGKLDPHLVLDQLRCNGVLEGIRICRQGFPNRIIFQEFRQRYEILTPNAIPKGFMDGKQACERMIRALELDPNLFRIGQSKIFFRAGVLAHLEEERDLKITDIIIYFQSVCRGYLARKAFAKKQQQLNCLKVLQRNCSAYLKLKHWQWWRLFTKVKPLLQVTRQEEEMQAKDDELVKVKEKQTKVEGELVEMERKHSQLIEEKNILAEQLQAETELFAEAEEMRARLAAKKQELEEILHDLESRVEEEEERTQGLQSEKKKMQSHIQDLEEQLDEEEAARQKLQLEKVTAEAKMKKFEEDILLLEDQNSKFLKEKKLLDDRVNEMMSQLTEEEEKAKNLGKTKNKQEVMMVDLEERLKKEEKTRQELEKAKRKLDGETTDLQDQIAELQAQIEELKVQLAKKEEELQAIQARGDEEVTQKNNALKQVRELQAHLVELQEDLESEKVSRNKAEKLKRDLSEELEALKTELEDTLDTTAAQQELRTKREQEVTELKKAIDEEAKNHEAQIQEMRQRHSTALEELSEQLEQAKRFKVNLEKNKQSTESANKELVSEVKGLQQAKTESEHKKKKLEAQLQEFMARVTEGEKGKGELADRSHKLQTELDSVSALLEDAERKGIKLVKDTAVLESALQDTQELLQEETRQKLNMSSHIRQLEEEKSTLQEQQEEDEVARRNLEKQLCTLQAQLVETKKKLEDDVGMVEGLEEVKRKLQKDMELATLRLEEKGIAFEKMEKTKTRLQQELDDLMVDLDHQRTIVSNLEKKQKKFDQLLAEEKNISARYAEERDKAEAEAREKETKSLSLARALDEALEAKEEFERLNKQLRSEMEDLMSSKDDVGKNVHELEKSKRTLDQQLEEMRTQLEELEDELQATEDAKLRLEVNMQAMKAQYERDLQGRDDQNDEKKRALVKQVREMEAELEDERKQRALAVAAKKKLEMDLMDMMGQIEGANKARDEAIKQLRKLQSQMKDYQRELEDARASRDEIFSQSKENEKKLKSLEAEVLQLHEDLAASERARRHAEQERDELADEISNSTSGKSALMDEKRRLEARIAQLEEELEEEQGNMELLNDRFRKTTMQVDTLTLELVAERGMAQKSENARQQLERQNKDLRAKLGELEGSVKSRFKASITALEAKILQLEEQLEQEAKERAAANKLVRRTEKKLKEVCMQVEDERRHSDQYKEQMEKANSRMKQLKRQLEEAEEEATRANAYRRKLQRELDDATEASEGLSREVNTLKSRLRRGGPISFSSSRSGRRQLQVEGTSLDLLSDDEVENKPTDANANETPAAPQPE, from the exons ATCGCGAAGACCAATCAATCCTTTGCAC AGGCGAGTCGGGTGCCGGCAAGACAGAAAACACCAAAAAGGTCATCCAGTACCTGGCCCACGTCGCCTCGTCACACAAAGGACGCAAAGACCACAACATTCCT CCCGAATCCCCTAAAGCGTTGAACAAGCTCCAG GGCGAGCTGGAACGGCAGCTTCTGCAAGCCAACCCCATCCTTGAATCCTTTGGCAATGCCAAGACGGTGAAAAACGACAACTCGTCACGTTTC GGCAAGTTCATCAGAGTCAACTTTGACGTGACCGGCTACATTGTTGGGGCCAACATCGAGACCT ACCTCCTGGAGAAGTCCAGGGCCGTTCGCCAGGCCAAAGACGAGAGGACCTTCCATGTCTTCTACCAGCTTCTGGCAGGAGCCGGGGAGCACCTCAAAA ctgACCTGCTCCTGGAGGGCTTCAACAACTACCGCTTCCTGTCCAACGGCAACATCACCATCCCTGGCCAGCAGGACAAGGACAACTTCCAGGAGACCATGGATGCCATGCACATCATGAGCTTCTCCCATGAAGAGATCGTAT GCATGCTGAAGGTGGTGTCTGCAGTACTACAGTTTGGTAACGTTGTCTTCAAGAAGGAGAGGAACACAGACCAGGCCTCCATGCCTGAGAACACAG tGGCTCAGAAGCTGTGTCACCTGCTGGGGCTGAATGTGATGGAGTTTACCAGGGCCATTCTGTCCCCCCGCATCAAAGTGGGCCGAGACTACGTCCAGAAGGCCCAGACCAAAGAACAG GCTGACTTTGCAGTGGAAGCCCTGGCCAAGGCCACATATGAGCGTCTGTTCCGCTGGCTCGTCCACCGCATCAACAAGGCCCTGGACAGGACCAAGAGACAGGGAGCCTCCTTCATCGGCATCCTGGACATCGCTGGCTTTGAGATCTTTGAG CTGAACTCATTTGAGCAGATGTGCATCAACTACACCAACGAGAAGCTGCAGCAGCTGTTCAACCACACCATGTTCATCCTGGAGCAGGAGGAGTACCAGAGGGAGGGCATCGAGTGGAGCTTCATCGACTTCGGCCTGGACCTGCAGCCCTGCATCGACCTCATTGAGAGACCG ACCAACCCTCCAGGAGTTCTGGCCCTGTTGGATGAGGAGTGCTGGTTCCCCAAGGCCACTGATAAGACATTTGTAGACAAGGTGCTCCAGGAGCAGGGCACCCACCCCAAGTTCCAGAAACCCCGGCAGCTGAAGGACAAAGCCGATTTCTGCATCATTCACTACGCTGGCAGG gtGGACTACAAGGCTGACGAGTGGCTGATGAAGAACATGGACCCTCTGAACGACAACGTGGCCACGCTGCTCAACCAGTCCACTGACAAGTTTGTGGCTGAGCTCTGGAAGGACG ACATTCAGACCTTTCAGAGAGCCTCTTTCTATGACAAGGCCTCTGGTCTCCTTGAGCCTCCAG TGGACCGTATCGTGGGTCTGGACCAGGTAGCAGGGATGAACGAGACGGCCTTCGGCGCAGCCTATAAGACCAAGAAGGGCATGTTCCGTACGGTGGGCCAGCTCTACAAGGAGTCTCTCACCAAGCTCATGGCCACTCTGAGGAACACCAACCCCAACTTTGTCCGCTGCATCATCCCCAACCACGAGAAGAGG gcTGGTAAGCTCGACCCCCACCTGGTTCTGGACCAGCTGAGGTGTAATGGTGTTCTGGAGGGGATCCGTATCTGCAGACAGGGCTTCCCCAACCGTATCATCTTCCAGGAGTTCAGACAGAG GTATGAGATCCTCACCCCCAACGCCATCCCCAAGGGCTTCATGGATGGCAAGCAAGCCTGTGAGAGAATG ATCCGAGCCTTGGAGTTGGATCCTAACCTGTTCAGGATTGGTCAGAGTAAGATCTTCTTCAGGGCTGGAGTCTTGGCCcacctggaggaggagagagacctgaagatcactgacatcatcatcTACTTCCAGTCTGTCTGCCGGGGATACCTGGCCCGCAA GGCGTTTGCTAAGAAGCAGCAGCAACTGAATTGTCTGAAGGTGCTTCAGAGGAACTGTTCTGCCTACCTTAAGCTGAAGCATTGGCAGTGGTGGAGACTCTTTACCAAG GTCAAGCCCCTGCTGCAGGTGACcaggcaggaggaggagatgcAGGCCAAGGACGATGAGCTTGTCAAGGTGAAGGAGAAGCAGACCAAGGTGGAGGGAGAactggtggagatggagagaaagcacTCACAG CTGATTGAGGAGAAGAACATCCTAGCAGAGCAGCTGCAGGCTGAGACGGAGCTGTTTGCCGAGGCTGAGGAGATGAGAGCCCGTCTGGCCGCTAAGaagcaggagctggaggagatccTTCATGACCTGGAGTctagagtggaggaggaggaggagaggacccaGGGCCTGCAAAGTGAGAAGAAGAAGATGCAGTCTCACATCCAG GACCTGGAGGAGCAGTTGGATGAGGAGGAGGCTGCCAGGCAGAAGCTGCAGCTGGAAAAGGTGACAGCCGAGGCCAAGATGAAGAAATTTGAGGAGGACATCTTGCTCCTGGAGGACCAGAACTCCAAGTTCCTAAAG GAGAAGAAGCTCCTGGATGACCGTGTGAATGAGATGATGTCCCAGctgactgaggaggaggagaaggccaAGAACCTGGGCAAGACAAAGAACAAGCAGGAGGTGATGATGGTGGACCTGGAAG AGCGTttgaagaaggaggagaagactcGTCAGGAGCTGGAGAAGGCCAAGAGGAAGCTGGATGGAGAGACCACAGACCTGCAGGACCAGATAGCTGAGCTGCAGGCCCAGATAGAGGAGCTCAAGGTGCAGCTGGCCAAGAAGGAGGAGGAGCTGCAGGCTATACAGGccag gggagaCGAGGAGGTGACACAGAAGAACAACGCCCTGAAGCAGGTACGGGAGCTACAGGCCCATTTGGTAGAGCTGCAGGAAGACCTGGAATCAGAGAAGGTCTCCAGGAACAAGGCTGAGAAGCTCAAGAGAGATCTGAGTGAGGAGCTGGAGGCCTTAAAGACTGAGCTGGAGGACACCCTGGACACCACCGCAGCCCAGCAGGAGCTCAGGACCAAGCGTGAGCAGGAGGTGACGGAGCTGAAGAAGGCCATCGACGAGGAGGCCAAGAACCACGAGGCCCAGATCCAGGAGATGAGACAGAGACACTCCACGGCCCTGGAGGAGCTGTCCGAGCAGCTAGAGCAGGCCAAAAGG TTCAAGGTCAACCTGGAGAAGAACAAGCAGAGCACAGAGAGTGCCAACAAGGAGCTGGTCAGTGAGGTAAAGGGGCTGCAGCAGGCCAAGACTGAGTCAGAACACAAGAAGAAGAAGCTAGAGGCCCAGCTCCAGGAGTTCATGGCCCGGgtcacagagggagagaagggcaagGGAGAGCTGGCCGACCGCTCCCACAAACTACAG ACGGAGCTGGATAGTGTGTCTGCTCTGCTGGAAGATGCAGAGAGGAAGGGAATCAAGCTGGTTAAAGACACCGCTGTCCTGGAGAGCGCTTTGCAGGACACACAG gagctTCTCCAGGAAGAGACGCGTCAGAAGCTGAACATGAGCAGTCATATCCGCCAGCTTGAGGAGGAGAAGAGCACCCtgcaggagcagcaggaggaggatgaGGTGGCGCGCAGAAACCTGGAGAAACAGCTGTGCACACTGCAGGCCCAG CTGGTTGAGACCAAGAAGAAGCTGGAGGATGACGTGGGGATGGTGGAGGGTctggaggaggtgaagaggaagCTGCAGAAGGACATGGAGCTGGCCACACTGAGGCTGGAGGAGAAGGGCATCGCCTTTGAGAAGATGGAGAAGACCAAGACCCGCCTGCAGCAGGAGCTGGACGACCTCATGGTGGATCTGGACCACCAGAGAACCATTGTCTCCAACCtggagaagaagcagaagaagttTGACCAG CTGCTGGCTGAGGAGAAGAACATCTCTGCACGCTACGCTGAGGAGAGGGACAAGGCTGAGGCGGAGGCCAgggagaaggagaccaagtcccTGTCTCTGGCCCGGGCTCTGGATGAGGCTCTGGAGGCCAAGGAGGAGTTTGAGAGACTCAACAAGCAGCTGAGGAGTGAGATGGAGGACCTGATGAGCTCCAAGGACGACGTGGGCAAGAAC GTCCATGAGTTGGAGAAGTCCAAGAGGACTCTGGATCAGCAGCTGGAGGAGATGAGGACTCagctggaggagctggaggacGAGCTGCAGGCCACGGAGGACGCCAAGCTGCGTCTGGAGGTCAACATGCAGGCCATGAAGGCCCAGTACGAGAGAGACCTGCAGGGGCGAGACGACCAGAACGACGAGAAGAAAAGGGCGCTTGTCAAACAG GTGCGTGAGATGGAGGCAGAGCTGGAGGATGAGAGGAAGCAGAGAGCCCTGGCCGTGGCTGCTAAGAAGAAGCTGGAGATGGACCTGATGGACATGATGGGACAGATAGAAGGCGCCAACAAGGCCCGTGACGAGGCCATCAAGCAGCTACGCAAATTGCAG TCCCAGATGAAAGACTACCAGAGGGAGTTGGAGGACGCCCGGGCCTCTCGGGACGAGATATTCTCCCAATCCAAGGAGAACGAGAAGAAGCTGAAGAGCCTGGAGGCCGAGGTTCTCCAGCTGCATGAG GACCTGGCAGCGTCAGAGAGGGCGCGGCGCCACGCAGAGCAGGAACGGGATGAGCTAGCGGACGAGATCTCCAACAGCACCTCGGGCAAGTCTGCCTTGATGGATGAGAAAAGGAGGCTGGAGGCTCGCATTGCTCAGCTGGAGGAGGAACTAGAGGAGGAACAGGGCAACATGGAGCTGCTCAATGACCGCTTCCGCAAGACCACCATGCAG GTGGACACCCTGACCCTGGAGCTTGTGGCAGAGCGCGGCATGGCCCAGAAGAGTGAGAATGCGCGCCAGCAGCTGGAGAGGCAGAACAAGGACTTGCGGGCCAAGCTGGGCGAGCTGGAGGGCTCTGTGAAGAGCCGTTTCAAGGCCTCCATCACCGCCCTGGAGGCCAAGATACTGCAGCTGGAGGAGCAGCTGGAGCAGGAGGCTAA GGAGCGAGCAGCGGCCAATAAGCTTGTGAGACGGACAGAGAAGAAGCTGAAGGAGGTGTGCATGCAGGTGGAGGACGAGCGCCGCCATTCCGACCAGTACAAGGAACAG ATGGAGAAGGCCAACTCTCGCATGAAGCAGCTGAAGAGGCAGCTtgaggaggctgaggaggaggcCACACGTGCCAACGCCTACCGCAGGAAGCTGCAGAGGGAGCTGGACGATGCCACTGAGGCCAGCGAGGGTCTCAGCCGTGAGGTCAACACACTCAAGAGCCGCCTCAG GCGTGGAGGCCCCATCAGTTTCTCCTCCAGCCGCTCAGGCAGGCGTCAGCTGCAAGTGGAGGGAACATCGCTCGACCTCCTATCCGACGATGAGGTGGAAAACAAGCCCACGGACGCCAATGCCAACGAGACGCCAGCAGCTCCCCAACCAGAGTAG